The genomic interval TCGCGCTCCTCGACGGGCGGGTCCTGAACGTCGAGGTCGCCGGCGTGCGGGCCGGGAGCCGTTCGCGCGGCCATCGTTTCCTCGCCCCCGGCGAGTTCGAGGTGGGCGGCGGGGCGGAGTACGCGGCGGAGCTGGCGCGGCGGTTCGTCGTCGCCGACAGGGCCGAGCGGCGGGCCGCGACATGGCAGGCCGTGAGGACCGTGGCGGGGGAGGCGGGCTTCACGGCGGACGAGGCGCCCGCGCTACTCGACGAGGTCACCGACCTGGTGGAGAGCCCGTTCGCCATCCTCGGCAGGTTCGGCGACGAGTTCCTCGAGCTGCCGGAGGAGGTCCTCGCCACGGTGATGATCAAGCACCAGCGGTTCTTCCCGACCAGGGCTGCGGGCGGCGCCTTCGCGCCGGCGTTCGTCGGCGTGGCCAACACCCGCGTCGCAGACGAGGGCGTCGTGCGCTCCGGTTACGAGCAGGTGCTGGCCGGCCGGCTCTACGACGCGCGCTTCTTCTGGCGCTCGGATAGGCGCAAGAGCCTGTCGCAGCACGCCTGGGGCCTCTCCGGCATCGCCTTCCAGAAGGAGCTCGGCAGCATGGCGGACAAGGCCGCGCGCGTCGGCGTGGCCGCCAGGCTCCTCATGGACGCGCTCGGGATCGCCGGCGCCGAGGCGGAGGCCGCCAAGCAGGCGCTGCCCGTCTTCCGCTCCGACCTGGCCACGGAGATGGTGTTCGAGTTCCCGGAGCTGGAAGGCGTCATGGCGCGCGCCTACGCCCTCGCCGAGGGGCTGCCCGCCGCCACCGCCGAGGCGCTGTACGGCGGCGTGAGGCCGAAGACGCACGAGGACGGCGTGCCGACGACTCCGGCGGGCGCGGTCCTCTCGGTGGCGGACAAGGTCGACAAGCTCGTCGGCTTCTTCGCCCTCGGCAAGCGCCCGAGCGGCTCCGCCGACCCCTTCGCCCTCCGCCGGGACGGCCTCGCCGTCGTGCGCGTGCTGGCCGAGCGCGGCTGGCCGCTGCCCGTCACCACCGTGGTCGAGGCCGCCGCAGCCGCTTACGCCGACGGCCCCGTGAGCGTGACGACCGAGGTGCAGGACGCGGTCGTCGAGTTCCTGTGGGACCGCGTCGCCTCGCTGCTCACGGACCGCGGCGCGAGCGTACCGGTCGTCCGCGCCGCCATCCTCGGCTCCGTGACCGTCGTGGGCGCAGCCAGGCGGGCCCTCCTCCTCGAGGCCCTGCTTCAGCGCGAGGAGATGCCCGACCTGCTCGCCCTCTACAAGCGCGCCGCCAACCTCTCGCGTTCCGAGGCCATTCCGGAGCCCGCGGGCACCCCGGTACAGCCGGCCGCGCCGGGGCAGGGCGTGAAGCTGGAGCTCTTCCAGGAGGAGGCGGAGCCGCGCCTGCTCGAGGCGCTGCCCGGCGCCCTCGCCGGAGTGCAGGCGCTCCTAGGCGCCGCCAAGGCGCAGCTGCCGGGCTGGGACATCCGCGACGCCGCGCCGGTCGCACTGAGCGGCCTCGAGGGCGCCATGCAGGAGGTCGTGAGCCTCAAGGCGCCGCTCTACGAGTTCCTCGACTCGGTGCACGTGCTCTCGGACGACCTGGACGTGCGCCGCAACCGCTTGACCCTGCTCGGCGAGGTCGTGCGGATCCTGCGTCAGCTCGGGAGCCTGGAGCAGCTCGCGGTCGGCTGAGCCGCGCGGCGTCCAAGCGCATGCGCAGGCCCCGGGCGCGAACCCGGGGCCTGCCATATGGCGTTCGAGGTGCTGGGCGCAGCGGTTGGTGCCGAAGGTGGGACTTGAACCCACACGTCCTTGCGGACACATGACCCTGAATCATGCGCGTCTACCGATTCCGCCACTTCGGCTCGCGCCCAGCGCGCGGCCCTTCGAGGCCGCGGCTGCTGATAGTAACACGCACGAGACGGCGCGCAAGGGGTGGCGTCGCGCGCCTGGAGGGGCGCGAAGGTGGAAGCTCAGCCGACGAGCTCGCCGTCTCGCAGGAAGGGCTCGCCGTCGAGCGTGACGCCGCCTCCGCCCCGCAGGTCGCAGATGAGGTCCCAGTGGATGCTGCTCTCGTTCTTGCCACCCGTCTCCGGGTAGGAGGAGCCGAGCGCGAGGTGGACGGTCCCGAGGATCTTCTCGTCGAACAACGTCTGCAGCGTGGGCACCGTGATGTGCGGGTTCGTGCCGATGCCGAGCTCGCCCAGGTAGCGCGCGCCGGCGTCCGCTGCCAGGCGCGCGTCGAGCAGCTCCTGGCCGCGCCGCGCGCTCGCGGAGACGACCTTGCCGCCCGCGAAGCGCAGGGTGACGCCCTCGACGATCGTGCCGGACACGCTCGACGGGATCTCGAACGTTATGACGCCCTCGGCCGACGACTCGATCGGGCCCGTGAAGACCTCGCCGGAGGGCATGTTGCGCTTCCCGTCCGAGTTGGCCCATGTGCGGCCCGTCACGTCCAGGCGTAGGTCGGTGCCCGGGCCCGTGATGTGCACCTCGCGGCCGAGCGCCAGGCGGTCGGCCAAGCGCTGCTGCGCCGCCCCGAGCTCGCGCCAGCGCGCGGCCGGGTCCGGGTCGTCCAAGAACATGGACCCGAACACGAAGCGCTCGTAGGCCTCGCTGCTCATGCCGGCGGCCTGGGCCGCCGCCGGCGTCGGGTACAAGGTGCCGACCCAGCGCGTGTGACGCGTCCTACGGTTGGTCACCGTCCGCAGCCGCTTCCCGAGCGCCGCCTGCCTCGACGGGTCGACCCCCTCGAGCTCGAACGCGTTCGTTGGGGCGTTCACGCGGATGTAGGCGTCCATGCGCTCCATCTCCGCCAGGAGGGTGGCCGGCTCGGAGGCGAGGAGCTCGTCGTCGGCCAACTCGAGCAGGTCGGCGGTCTGCTCCGGGTAGACGAGGCGCAAGTGCGGCTCGCCGCCGGCGCTCAGGACGCGGCGCGTGACGGCGCGCGCGAGGTCGAGCGCTGCGACATCGACCTGCACGAACACCTGATCACCCGGGACGATGCTCGTGCAGTAGGTCACGAGCAGGTCTGCGTGGCGTTCCAGGATGGCATGGATCATGGGGCGAACCGTAACACCGCGGCCCACGCGTCGCGGCGTCCTGGCGCCGCCACGGCATGCGGGTCGCCACGGCCGCGGGCGTGGCCGCGGCGCCCACCGTGCCCACGCCGGTGGGCGCTCGCACGCTGCGTCCGGCGCCGCTATCATGCGGGCGGATGAGCGACGACAGACAGCGTAGGAAGCAACCGAGCGCGGACGCGCGCAAGCGCCGACCGCCTCAGCGGAAGCGGCCGCAGGCGCCTCGAGAGCCCGAGGAGAGCCTGGCAGGAGAGCGCGTGCAGCGCCTGATCGCCAGGACCGGCATCGCCAGCCGACGCGGGGCCGAGGACCTGATCAGGCGGGGGCGCGTGCGCATCAACGGGCGCGTGGCCCAACTCGGCGACCGCGCCGAGCGCGGCGACGACGTGCGCGTGGACGGCAAGCAGGTCGGCGAGCCTCAGGAGCACGTCACGTACGTTCTCAACAAGCCGGCCGGTTACGTCACGACCGCGCGTGACGAGCGGGGCCGCGCCACGGTCTTCGACCTCCTCCCCCCGACCCCAGGGCTGCACTCCGTCGGCCGCCTCGACCGCGACTCCGAGGGGCTGCTGCTCCTGACGACGGACGGCGACCTCACGCTCCGCCTAACCCACCCGCGCTACGAGCTGGAGAAGGAGTACCGGGTGTGGACCAAGGAGGGCCGCCTCGACGGCGTCACGCTCAAGAAGCTCCTGGTCGGCATCGAGCTGGAGGACGGCGTCGCGGCTGCCCGCAGCGTACGCCCCGCGCCGGGCGGGGCCGTCGTGGTCCTCACGGAGGGGCGCAAGCGCGAGGTGCGGCGCCTCTTCAAGGCCCTCGGCTACCCGGTCGAGCGGCTCGTCAGGGTGCGCGTCGGGACCGTGAAGCTCGGCGACCTCGCCTCCGGGGCGTTCCGCGAGCTCGGCGAGAAGGAGCTGCGCTCCCTCGGCTACGTGCCGGCCGAGCGCGACGCCTGAGGACGCGCCGGCGGGTCGCGGCCGTGGCCAGGCCCGCCCAGGCGGACGTGTGGGGCCGCCCGAGGTCGCGCGACGCCTCGATCCCGTACCGCTGCGAGCGGCAGGGCGGTACCCTGTGGGGTCCCGCGCGGCGCCGGCCGCGCGCGCAAGGCGGCCGTCGCCTTGAGGAACTGGAGTTCTAGGTGAGCGAGAGCATCTTCCATCTGGGGACGGGTCCCGTGCACGTGAGCGCCGAGCAGATCGCCGAGCGCGTCAAGGAGCTCGGCGCGCAGATCGCCGCGGACCATCCGACCGGCGAGCTGCACCTCATCTGCGTCCTGAACGGCGCTTTCATGTTCATGGCCGACCTGGTGCGCGCCATCGACCGGCCCCTGACCGTCGACTTCCTGAGCGTGTCCTCCTACGGCTCGCGCACGGAGTCGAGCGGCGAGGTGCGCCTCGTGAAGGACCTCGACCAGAGCCTCAAGGACCGCCAGGTCGTGCTGGTCGAGGACATCGTCGACACGGGGCTGACCATGCAGTACCTCCTCGCGTACCTCAAGGGCCGGTCGCCGAGGTCGGTGAAGGTCGCCACCCTGCTCAGCAAGCCTTCGAGGCGCAAGGTCGAGGTGCCCGTCGACTACGTCGGCTTCACGATCCCCGACGCCTACGTGTACGGTTACGGCCTCGACGTCGACCACCGCCTGCGCAACCTCCCGTTCGTCACGAGTCAGGCGACCTGATGCTGCGGTACCGCCGCAGGGCGGTCGTGCTGCTCGTCGTCCTCACGGCCGTGCTCCTGAGCCTCACCGTCTACGCCGCCCTGCGCGACACCACGCCGCCGCAGCTCTACGTCGAGGCGCCGGCGCGCCTCCCCGTCGGCGCCTCGCTCGCGCTCTTCGCCAGCGCCGACGAGCCCGTCACACTGACCCTCGAGTACGCGGGGGGCACCCTCCAGGTCGTCGAGCAGGAGACGACGTTCGACGTCCCCGCGGCCGCCGGCGCCAACGTGGCCCACCTGGTCGCCGTTGACGGCGCCGGGAACGAGACGACGTACGACGCCCTCGTGATAGGCGTGCCGGCCCTCGCGCCGGTGCTCTCCGTGGCAAAGGGGGCGGTGTCCGGCGACCCGCTCGGGATATGGGTCCGCGGACTGCCTGGCGCCGCCGCCGACCCGCTCTCGAGCGCCACCGTCACAGACGTGAGCCTCACCGTGGCGGGTGAGTCCGTGCCCTTGCGCCGGCTGGAAGCGGAGGACGGCACGGCCGGGTACCGCGGCGCGGTAGCGACCGTCATGACCGTCGACCCGACGACGCTGGACGTCGACATGAGCGTCGTCGACGAGTTCGGGCGCGTGGTCACGGCCCGGCGCCAAGTCGTGCTCGAGCCCCTGCCCGTCACGGTCGAGCAGCTCCAGATCGCCCCCTCCGTGCTCGCGGTCGTCACCCCCGAGGGCCGTGACCTCGAGGCCCAGACCATCGCCGCGGCCTGGGAGAACGCCAGGCCCGACCCCTTGTGGACCGAGCCGTTCGTCCAGCCCATCGAAGGCGTGACGTCGAGCGGCTTCGGCGACGCCAGGCGCTACGCGCAGGGCGGCCCCGTGTCGTTCCACTACGGGCTCGACCTGGCCGCGCCCCAGGGCACGCCCATCCACGCCACGAACGACGGCGTCGTGGTCGTGGCCGGCCCGTACCCCATCAAGGGCGGCTGGACGGCCATCGACCACGGCGACGGCGTGTTCAGCTACTACTTCCACCAGTCGAAGATCCTCGTCGCCGTCGGCGACGTCGTGAAGCGCGGCGACGTCATCGGCGAGGTCGGCACGACCGGCCTCTCCACCGGCCCGCACCTCCACTGGGAGATGCGGGTGCGCCAGGCCGCCAGCAACCCGCTCGCCTGGGTAGGCAAGACCTTCCCATGAGCCTGCGCGCGCCCGCCGCCTTGCTGGGCGCGCTCCTCGGCTTCGCCACGGCGTCCGCCCCCATGCGCCCACAAGCGCCGGCCGGTCGGCTGGGCTGGGACGAGGTCGTGTGGTACGAGGTCTTCGTCCGCTCGTTCCAGGACTCCGACGGCGACGGGATCGGCGACCTGCGCGGCCTCGTCGCCAGGCTGCCTTACCTGAGCGAGCTCGGTGTCGGCGGGCTGTGGCTCATGCCCACCTACCCGAGCCCGAGCTACCACGGTTACGACGTCACCGACTACGAGGCTGTCGCCCCCGAGTACGGCACGCTGGACGACATGCGCGAGCTGGTGGCCGAGGCGCACGCCAGGGGGCTACGCGTGATCCTCGACTTCGTGCCCAACCACACCTCGCGGCTGCACCCCTGGTTCCTCGCCGCCATGGGCGGCGACGAGCACTACCGCGCCTACTACCGCTTCGAGCCCGACCCGCCGCCCATCCGGGGCACGCGCGGCGGCAGCGCCTGGCACGCCACGCCGGCAGGCGACTACTACCTCGGCCTCTTCGGGCCGGGCATGCCGGACCTGGACCTCACGAACCCGGAGGCGACGGCGGCGTTGTACCGCGCGGCGGACTTCTGGCTCGAGCTCGGCGTCGACGGCTTCCGCATTGACGCCATCCAGCACCTCGTCGAGGGCGAGGACGGGCAGATCTCGAACACGGCTGCGACCTACGCCTGGGTGAGGGGGTTCGAGGAGCACCTGCACGCGGTGGCGCCGCACGCGTTCCTCGTGGGCGAGACGTGGACGGAGATGCCGGCCATCGCGCGCTACCACCGCGACGCCGACCTGGACATGTCGTTAGACTACCCGCTCTGGAAGGCCGTGCTCGCCGCTCTGCAGTCGCGCAGCGCGGCCGACCTCGCCGCCACGCTCGCGCAGGAGGGCGACCTCTACCCGGCCGGCGCCGTGCGCGGCACGTTCCTCACGAACCACGACCAGACGCGCCACTCCACGCGCCTCTCCGTGCCCCGGCGCGACGAGCCCCGGCTGGCGTTGGCGGCCGGGCTCCTCCTCACGCTGCCTGGCACGCCGTTCGTCTACTACGGCGAGGAGCTCGGCATGCCCGACGGCCCGGGCTCGGGCGACGTCGAGAAGCGCACGCCCATGCGCTGGGCGCCGGTGGGCGCCGACGGCGCCTTCGGGTTCACCACGGGGAGCCCTTGGACGGACCCTGGGCCGGGCCTGCCGGGGGTGAGCGTCGCGGAGCAGGTCGACGAGCCGGGCTCGCTCCTGAACCGCTACCGGCGCCTCATCGCCGTGCGCAACGAGCGCGACGCCCTGCGCTCCGGCGTGTGGAACGTGTTGAGGACCTCGTCGCGCGCCGTGCTCGCGGTCGAGAGGGTCGGGTCGGCCGAGACCCTCCTGGTCCTGGCGAACCTCTCGGCGCGCGCCGTCGAGCTGGAACCGGGTGAGCTGGGAGGCTACCTCGGGACGGACCTCGTCACCGGCGCGGAACTCGAGGCTGGGGTCGCCGGTGGACCGTCGCTGCCCGCGCTGAGCCTATACGTCCTGCGTACCCGCTGACGTTTGCGGTCGCCTGGCCCTACCCCGGCCCGACCGCGTCGATGCGCCGGCTCGGCACGTGCCGTCGGCGGCGTTCCACGCCACCGGCCTCGCCGCGCGACGCTCTCGTATACTTGTTCCTCATGAACGCAACGACCGGCGCGGCCAAGCCGCGTGTCTTCTCAGGCATCCAGCCCACCAGCATCCTCCACCTAGGCAACTACGTGGGGGCCCTGCAGCAGTGGGTCGCACAGCAGCACGAGCGTGACAGCGTCTTCTGCGTCGTCGACCTGCACGCCCTCACCGTGCCTGAGGACGTCGACCCGGCGCGGCTGCGCGAGCAGACGCGCAGCGTCGCCGCGCTCTACCTCGCCGTCGGCATCGAGCCGGAGCGCAACGTCATCTTCGTGCAATCGGCCGTCCGGGAGCACACGGAGCTAACGTGGCTCCTCAACTGCGTCACGCCCCTGGGCTGGCTCTACCGCATGACGCAGTTCAAGTCGAAGTCGGAGGGGCGCGAGAGCGTCGGCGCGGGCCTGCTCGATTACCCCGTGCTCATGGCGTCCGACATCCTGCTCTACGACACGGAGTTCGTCCCCGTCGGCGACGACCAGGTGCAGCACATCGAGCTGACCCGCGACATCGCCCAGCGCTTCAACGCCCTCTTCGGGGAGGTCTTCAAGCTCCCAAAGGCCCAGGTCCCTACCCTCGGGGCCCGCATCATGGGGCTGGACGAGCCGACCGTCAAGATGTCCAAGAGCATCGCTTCCCACCGCCCGGGGCACGCCATCAACCTCCTCGACGACGCCAAGACGGTCAAGAAGACCGTCATGGCCGCCGTGACCGACTCGGGCAGGGAGCTGCGCTTCGAGCACGCCTCGCCCGGCGTGCGCAACCTCCTCGCCGTCTACCAGGTCCTCACGGGGAAGGGCATGCAGGAGATCGAGGGGGAGTTCGACGGAGCGGGTTACGGGCACCTCAAGAAGGCGCTCGTCGAGGCCGTGATGGCCACCCTCGAGCCCATCCAGGCCCGGTACCAGGAGTACATGGACGATCGCGCCGGGCTGGACGCGCTCTTGGCCTCGGGCGCCGACCGGGCGCGGGAGATCGCGGCCGGCACCATGCGGCGCGTGCGGGCCGCGATGGGGGTCGGCTGACGGAAGGGGCCAGCCCGGCGGGACCGGCGGCATGACAGCCGCGAGGGTCCTGTTCGTGTTCCTGGACGGAGTCGGCCTAGGGTCGGACGACCCCGCCACGAACCCGGTCGCGGCCGCGGCCACCCCCTTCATCGAGGGTCTGCTCGGCGCCAAGTTGACGGCCGCCGCCGAGCCCGTTACAGGGCGTGAGCTCGTCTACCGACGCTTGGACGCGACGCTCGGCGTGGAGGGCCTGCCGCAGTCCGCCACCGGCCAGACGACGCTCCTGACGGGCGTGAACGCCGCCGCCGTCATGGGCCGGCACTACGGGCCGTGGCCCGGCCCGACGCTGCGGCGTCTGATGGAGGAGCGGGGCACCCTGTTCACGGAGGCCGCGCGCCTCGGTGGGGCCGTGCTTGCCAACGCCTACCCGCCGGGGTACCTCGCCGCCGTGAGCGGCGCGGCGGGCGGCCGACGCCAGCGTCCGAACGCCCCGACGTTCGCCGCCATGGCGGCCGGCCTCGGCCTTCGCGACCTGAACGACTATAGGGCGGGCGGCGCCGCGGCCGCCGACCTCAGCGGTGAGCGCTTCGCGGAGATGGACCCGGGCCTCGCACCGCACGGCGCCGCGGGCACGGCGGCGGCGCTCCTGGGGCTGGCGAGGGGCGCCGCCCTCACCTTCTTCGACGTCTGGCCGACCGACGCGCTGGGCCACGCCAAGGACTTCGCCGGCGCCACGCGCCTGCTGGCGCTGCTCGACGAGGTGCTCGCCAGGCTCGTCGGGCAGGGCGTGACGCTCGTGGTCACGTCCGACCACGGCAACCTCGAGGACGCCGGCTCCGGCCAGCACACTCACGCCGAGGTCCCGCTCCTGGTCTCCGGTCCGCGGGCGGAAGCGTTCGCGGGCGCGGCCTCGCTCCTCGACGTGGCCCCCGCGATCCGCGCCGTGTGGAGCGGCAGGACGGCCTGAGGCGCCGCAGGTCCGGCGCCCCCCTGGCGACCGGGCTACGCCAGCCCGAGGATGATGATCAGGGCCTCGTACCAGGCTCCCGCCAGGAGCAGGAGGCCGGCGAGCGGCAACATGAGGAGCAGCTTGCGGAAGCCGCGGGCGAAGGGCCCGGCCGGCGGCGGCGTCCGCCCGGCTGAGGGACCGGGTGGGGCGCTCGCGGTGGTTGCGCGGTCGGTCGCTCTCTGGCCCGCGCTCGCTGGTTCGCCGGACGCTTGGCGCCGCCTCGGGTCGGCGGCCCCGCGCGCGTTGCGGCCTCTGAGCAGGGTGGTGAGGAACATGC from Trueperaceae bacterium carries:
- the glyS gene encoding glycine--tRNA ligase subunit beta, with protein sequence MAELLFEIGTEELPSWYVARGEAGLNDLLSSRLAAAQLAPESVRVYATPRRLAAWVLGLPESTPRRVEERRGPPANVAFTSAGELTKAALAFAAKNGVVASDLVRLDDDRGSYVYANVPVGGEPAAELLPELLAGVVRDLPAPRKMRWGDEPTPFIRPIAWLVALLDGRVLNVEVAGVRAGSRSRGHRFLAPGEFEVGGGAEYAAELARRFVVADRAERRAATWQAVRTVAGEAGFTADEAPALLDEVTDLVESPFAILGRFGDEFLELPEEVLATVMIKHQRFFPTRAAGGAFAPAFVGVANTRVADEGVVRSGYEQVLAGRLYDARFFWRSDRRKSLSQHAWGLSGIAFQKELGSMADKAARVGVAARLLMDALGIAGAEAEAAKQALPVFRSDLATEMVFEFPELEGVMARAYALAEGLPAATAEALYGGVRPKTHEDGVPTTPAGAVLSVADKVDKLVGFFALGKRPSGSADPFALRRDGLAVVRVLAERGWPLPVTTVVEAAAAAYADGPVSVTTEVQDAVVEFLWDRVASLLTDRGASVPVVRAAILGSVTVVGAARRALLLEALLQREEMPDLLALYKRAANLSRSEAIPEPAGTPVQPAAPGQGVKLELFQEEAEPRLLEALPGALAGVQALLGAAKAQLPGWDIRDAAPVALSGLEGAMQEVVSLKAPLYEFLDSVHVLSDDLDVRRNRLTLLGEVVRILRQLGSLEQLAVG
- a CDS encoding aminopeptidase, whose translation is MIHAILERHADLLVTYCTSIVPGDQVFVQVDVAALDLARAVTRRVLSAGGEPHLRLVYPEQTADLLELADDELLASEPATLLAEMERMDAYIRVNAPTNAFELEGVDPSRQAALGKRLRTVTNRRTRHTRWVGTLYPTPAAAQAAGMSSEAYERFVFGSMFLDDPDPAARWRELGAAQQRLADRLALGREVHITGPGTDLRLDVTGRTWANSDGKRNMPSGEVFTGPIESSAEGVITFEIPSSVSGTIVEGVTLRFAGGKVVSASARRGQELLDARLAADAGARYLGELGIGTNPHITVPTLQTLFDEKILGTVHLALGSSYPETGGKNESSIHWDLICDLRGGGGVTLDGEPFLRDGELVG
- a CDS encoding pseudouridine synthase, whose translation is MQRLIARTGIASRRGAEDLIRRGRVRINGRVAQLGDRAERGDDVRVDGKQVGEPQEHVTYVLNKPAGYVTTARDERGRATVFDLLPPTPGLHSVGRLDRDSEGLLLLTTDGDLTLRLTHPRYELEKEYRVWTKEGRLDGVTLKKLLVGIELEDGVAAARSVRPAPGGAVVVLTEGRKREVRRLFKALGYPVERLVRVRVGTVKLGDLASGAFRELGEKELRSLGYVPAERDA
- the hpt gene encoding hypoxanthine phosphoribosyltransferase — protein: MSESIFHLGTGPVHVSAEQIAERVKELGAQIAADHPTGELHLICVLNGAFMFMADLVRAIDRPLTVDFLSVSSYGSRTESSGEVRLVKDLDQSLKDRQVVLVEDIVDTGLTMQYLLAYLKGRSPRSVKVATLLSKPSRRKVEVPVDYVGFTIPDAYVYGYGLDVDHRLRNLPFVTSQAT
- a CDS encoding M23 family metallopeptidase; translation: MLRYRRRAVVLLVVLTAVLLSLTVYAALRDTTPPQLYVEAPARLPVGASLALFASADEPVTLTLEYAGGTLQVVEQETTFDVPAAAGANVAHLVAVDGAGNETTYDALVIGVPALAPVLSVAKGAVSGDPLGIWVRGLPGAAADPLSSATVTDVSLTVAGESVPLRRLEAEDGTAGYRGAVATVMTVDPTTLDVDMSVVDEFGRVVTARRQVVLEPLPVTVEQLQIAPSVLAVVTPEGRDLEAQTIAAAWENARPDPLWTEPFVQPIEGVTSSGFGDARRYAQGGPVSFHYGLDLAAPQGTPIHATNDGVVVVAGPYPIKGGWTAIDHGDGVFSYYFHQSKILVAVGDVVKRGDVIGEVGTTGLSTGPHLHWEMRVRQAASNPLAWVGKTFP
- a CDS encoding alpha-amylase family glycosyl hydrolase → MSLRAPAALLGALLGFATASAPMRPQAPAGRLGWDEVVWYEVFVRSFQDSDGDGIGDLRGLVARLPYLSELGVGGLWLMPTYPSPSYHGYDVTDYEAVAPEYGTLDDMRELVAEAHARGLRVILDFVPNHTSRLHPWFLAAMGGDEHYRAYYRFEPDPPPIRGTRGGSAWHATPAGDYYLGLFGPGMPDLDLTNPEATAALYRAADFWLELGVDGFRIDAIQHLVEGEDGQISNTAATYAWVRGFEEHLHAVAPHAFLVGETWTEMPAIARYHRDADLDMSLDYPLWKAVLAALQSRSAADLAATLAQEGDLYPAGAVRGTFLTNHDQTRHSTRLSVPRRDEPRLALAAGLLLTLPGTPFVYYGEELGMPDGPGSGDVEKRTPMRWAPVGADGAFGFTTGSPWTDPGPGLPGVSVAEQVDEPGSLLNRYRRLIAVRNERDALRSGVWNVLRTSSRAVLAVERVGSAETLLVLANLSARAVELEPGELGGYLGTDLVTGAELEAGVAGGPSLPALSLYVLRTR
- the trpS gene encoding tryptophan--tRNA ligase — translated: MNATTGAAKPRVFSGIQPTSILHLGNYVGALQQWVAQQHERDSVFCVVDLHALTVPEDVDPARLREQTRSVAALYLAVGIEPERNVIFVQSAVREHTELTWLLNCVTPLGWLYRMTQFKSKSEGRESVGAGLLDYPVLMASDILLYDTEFVPVGDDQVQHIELTRDIAQRFNALFGEVFKLPKAQVPTLGARIMGLDEPTVKMSKSIASHRPGHAINLLDDAKTVKKTVMAAVTDSGRELRFEHASPGVRNLLAVYQVLTGKGMQEIEGEFDGAGYGHLKKALVEAVMATLEPIQARYQEYMDDRAGLDALLASGADRAREIAAGTMRRVRAAMGVG